A stretch of Triticum aestivum cultivar Chinese Spring chromosome 1D, IWGSC CS RefSeq v2.1, whole genome shotgun sequence DNA encodes these proteins:
- the LOC123159069 gene encoding uncharacterized protein: MATGDTEKEEAAASACTLYRCICCWHRLCSPRIPRVVPGRDFVCIPAGADDSPAWSLLVGLLSASIPMIFEDSLLGLHRFRVARSGRILGRSDDALDTLCTVETTKGCSGIASATAALTPDGRSLCLFSEHLDPGKYSATPRAQQLRLAQEATAMSELPRLPQDTCMHCRPVSAAGHLWAPYVYLEYVGKCVLGMQRFRKDADRWEQAGDTFPFHYKSQMTKLWNGDFLQGCAVLPDDTILVSLRPAQGVFLTFNCSDCTWTVVTTSENTQTAYVPILGPGVYIQGDDEKDDGGAVYFLVTIASMPTSCAIYQDQEDQRRKLKLEPPTTIDSDCPFYDEGYGFLAHLGGRLMCSVWIGVDLQCSCDHLHAIISTFRVRPTSARQKGIDILHSTCRLLDVLSVGLQPTHEFCFLQEYEDQNGMPPAMLEYPTSSPVIESSKMLDCCSNFLSVKPGHYEFEEPPEDPAVQINKDLYIICEAHLQTIVYVAKIENGRVGSHDKLLTQKHALVLSYDTDDYYLVRYRSPPWHLIFSSRSSGVYAVSNTQDGIDAYGPTEESKLFPCTETPAPDPFSMVLEVGNRIVALSETLGVSYHDGSKWVCCRHRADESLALNRKVALSGYAVLGDNSFMVSEAGTGEFGCSKNLPGNLSRSHDVHITTVQVKTERTHGGKRRPERIDHVDISTCFIEHDAALVWTKRCFAVESS, from the exons ATGGCGACGGGCGacacggagaaggaggaggcggcggccagcgcCTGCACCCTGTACCGATGCATCTGCTGCTGGCATCGTCTCTGCTCTCCCCGTATCCCGCGCGTCGTCCCCGGCAGGGACTTCGTCTGCATCCCGGCTGGCGCGGATGACAGCCCCGCGTGGTCGCTGCTCGTCGGCCTCCTCTCCGCATCCATCCCTATGATCTTCGAAGACAGCCTCCTAGGCCTGCACCGGTTCCGCGTCGCGCGATCCGGTCGAATCCTCGGCCGGAGCGACGATGCCCTCGACACCCTGTGCACCGTCGAAACCACCAAGGGCTGCAGCGGCATCGCCAGCGCTACCGCCGCGCTGACCCCCGACGGCCGCTCGCTATGCCTCTTCTCCGAGCATCTGGATCCCGGCAAGTACTCGGCGACCCCACGAGCCCAGCAGCTGCGGCTCGCCCAAGAAGCCACCGCCATGTCCGAGCTGCCTCGCCTGCCGCAGGACACTTGCATGCATTGCCGCCCCGTCTCGGCCGCCGGCCACCTCTGGGCTCCATACGTCTACTTGGAGTATGTAGGCAAGTGCGTCCTCGGGATGCAACGCTTCCGCAAGGACGCTGACCGGTGGGAGCAGGCCGGGGACACCTTCCCCTTCCACTACAAGAGCCAAATGACCAAACTGTGGAATGGCGACTTCTTGCAGGGATGCGCCGTTCTCCCCGACGACACCATCTTGGTGTCGCTGCGACCAGCTCAGGGCGTCTTCTTAACCTTCAATTGCTCCGATTGCACCTGGACCGTGGTCACCACCTCAGAGAACACACAGACGGCCTACGTTCCCATCCTGGGCCCTGGTGTGTACATACAAGGAGATGATGAGAAAGATGATGGCGGCGCCGTCTACTTCCTCGTGACAATCGCGTCTATGCCTACAAGCTGCGCTATTTACCAGGACCAGGAGGATCAGCGAAGAAAGCTCAAGCTGGAGCCGCCTACCACTATCGACTCTGACTGTCCTTTCTACGATGAAGGCTATGGTTTCCTCGCGCACCTGGGCGGTCGACTCATGTGCTCCGTCTGGATCGGGGTGGACCTCCAGTGCTCATGTGACCATCTGCACGCCATCATCTCCACCTTCAGAGTTAGACCAACCAGCGCTCGGCAGAAAGGCATCGATATACTGCATTCCACCTGCCGCCTCTTGGATGTGCTCTCTGTTGGACTACAACCGACCCATGAATTCTGCTTCCTACA GGAGTATGAGGACCAGAATGGCATGCCGCCTGCAATGCTGGAGTATCCAACCAGCTCTCCCGTCATAGAATCCTCCAAGATGCTTGATTGTTGCAG CAATTTTCTATCTGTAAAGCCGGGACATTACGAGTTTGAGGAGCCTCCTGAGGACCCAGCAGTCCAGATCAACAAGGACCTATATATTATTTGCGAAGCTCACTTGCAGACAATTGTGTATGTTGCCAAAATAGAGAACGGAAGGGTTGGATCTcatgataaactactcacgcaaAAGCATGCTCTGGTCTTATCTTACGACACTGATGATTATTACCTTGTTCGGTATCGGTCTCCCCCGTGGCACCTCATCTTCAGCAGCCGCAGCTCCGGTGTATATGCTGTCTCTAACACACAAGATGGCATAGATGCATACGGTCCAACTGAGGAGTCCAAGTTGTTTCCATGCACGGAAACTCCTGCTCCTGACCCTTTCTCTATGGTTCTTGAGGTTGGTAACAGGATCGTCGCGCTGAGCGAGACTCTCGGTGTTTCCTACCACGATGGATCCAAATGGGTGTGTTGCAGGCACCGCGCAGATGAATCTCTTGCTTTGAACAGGAAGGTTGCCCTGTCCGGATATGCGGTCCTGGGTGACAATTCCTTCATGGTTTCGGAGGCCGGCACAG GTGAATTTGGTTGTTCAAAAAACCTTCCTGGCAACCTTTCTCGCAGCCACGATGTACACATCACAACTGTTCAGGTGAAGACTGAAAGAACACACGGAGGCAAAAGGAGGCCAGAGAGAATTGACCATGTGGATATCAGCACGTGTTTCATCGAGCATGATGCAGCACTGGTCTGGACCAAACGTTGTTTTGCGGTTGAGTCTTCCTGA